TGCAACGCAGGCGTATTTTTTCGGTAATTTGCCAGCTTTTTCACAAACTCAAAGGCCTCATTTTCCCGGGCCGTGCGACCCGCTGCCGTAAATTTATTTTCCTTATCAGATTTCCACCCTCCCATAAAATCTTTCCGAACTTCGGCATCAGTGGGATTTTTGACGTTTTTCATCAGGACTTCCGTACCGTAATAAAAATGCGGAATGCCCCGTGTGGTCAGCAGCCAGGCTACGCCCAGTTTGTATTTATTGAAATCCTCTCCGATGACCGAAAAGAAACGGTCAGTATCGTGATTTTCCAGAAAAGTGACCATTTTGGTCGGATCATGGTACAGAAAATCCTGTGACAGCGCCTGATAAACGCGATTGATTCCGGTATCCCAGCCGAAAGACTCTCTCAAGCCATCGTTGATAGCCTGAAAACTCGGAAAATCACAGGTGCCGGGCTGATTGCACTGTAAAGGAAATTTTACATTATTCCGTACAAAATAAGACAATGAGGCGGGATTGGTCACCCAGGTTTCTCCAAAGATTAACAGATTGGGGTACTCATCCATCAGCGCCTGATTGCACCGATTCATGAAGGGCATATCATTGTACTTGTAAGTGTCAATCCGCCAGCCATCTAGGCCAAATTCTTCCGTGCACCAAAGAGCGTGCTGAATAAGATAGGTGGCAAAAAACGGATTTCGTTGATTGACATCAGGCAAAAAAGGCGTAAACCAGCCATCTGTCAAGTACTTACGGTCGCTTTCAGAACCGTTTGGATCGGCAATAGCCTGTTCTTTATGGGTTGAACCGGTATAAGAAGGCCACCTATTGAACCAGTCTTTGGCAGGAGGATCCACAAACATCCAATGGTCTTCCGATACGTGATTATAAACGGCATCCTGAATCAGTTTCATACCGCGCTGATGCAGGGCCGCAGAAAGTTGTTTATAACCGGCATTCCCGCCCAAACGACGGTCGATCTTATAATGGTCACTAAAATGATAGCCGTGATACGCGGCCTGCAGATTGCCGTGCAATTCTTTTTTCAGTCCGGTATTATTTTCAATAACCGGAGTATTCCAAAGCGTGGTTACCCCAAGTTCCTGCAAATAATCCAAATGATTTATGATTCCCTGAAAGTCGCCCCCGTGGCGAAAGTAAGGCACACTTTTATCGGCTTTAGTATCCAGCATATCCGCAAACTGATCATTTGATTCATCGCCGTTGGCGAAGCGATCGGGCATGAGCAGGTACACAAAATCTGACGAATTGACGGTAACGGGGATATGCCGTTTGGTCCCCAACACATATTTTTGGGTCGTTTTGGTATCGCCGTTCGTAAATACCAATGACAGCGTTCCGGCTTTGGCCGTTTTTGAAATTCCCAAATCCACAAACAAATAATTGGGGTTTTCCACTTTGTGCGTTTTTAGGATACGAACGCCCGGATAACTGACGCTTACCCCAGCTTTACTGATATTTTTGCCGTAGACCAGCAATTGAACATTGGGGTTTTTCATTCCCACCCACCAGTTGGAAGGATGGATCCGCTGAATTTCAATAGTATGTGCCAAGGAGGCCGCATTCACAAAAGCCATCAACAGGCTTATCATCAGGCATTTAGTAACTTTCATCATAGGAAAAGTAATTATAATTCTCAAAAATAAGCAAAAAACGTTCGCCTCCACGCGCAGATGCACCTGAGTTACGGGATTGAGAAAAAGAATTTAAGACCGCGGGTAAACAGTTGTCGAAAATTGTTGGCGGTAGGCGGTGGGACTCCGGTGGGTGAGTTTTCGAAACGTACGGTTAAAATGGGAAAGATTATTGAAACCGCACTCAAAAGCTACCTCTGCCACATTGACGTTTTGAAGCAGCATTACCCGCGCGTGATTGATACGATACTCATTGACAAATTCCGTAAAGGTTTGCCGGGTCATTTTTTTGAAATAACGACAAAAAGCGGGCAGGCTTAAATTGACCGTTGCAGCCACTTCATTGGGATCCATTTCCGTTTGAAAGTGCATTTCCACAAAGGCGTATATTTGCCGCAGGCGCTCCGTTTCTTTCGGGGGCACATCGGGGCTTTTATCTTCCGAGTGAAGCAATTCAACATCTGTAGCCAGGGCCATTTCCTGTAGTACCCAAAGCAGCGTCATCATGCGTTCAAAACTCGTTTGATGCGGCATCTGTCTTATTTTTTCACCCACTTTTTGTTTCGTATTCATTCCGAAAGCCAAGCCTCGCTTTGACTTTTGAAAAAGCCATTGAATGGACTCCATCTCCACATTTTTCAAAAATTCTTTTCCTAAAAAATCTTCGCGCATTTGGATGACATACTCCTCAAAATCACTGCTTTGGCCATACGCAAAATTAAGATGCGGAATGTTTGGACCGATAAATACCAACTCGCCTTCTTCATAGCGGGATAAATGCTGACCGATTTGCCTTCGTCCTCTGCCCGAAGGAATATAGACTATTTCGTATTCGGGATGGTGGTGCCAATAAACGCGGCAGCTTTCTTCATCGGCAGCGTGATACAACCGAAAGGAACTGCCGACAGTGGGCTGAATTGTTTCAAATTCTAAACGTGCCATTTTGCCTATTTTGATACATAGTTACAAAAATAAGTCAATGGAGTGTTGGAAGTGGCAAACAAAATCGTAGAGTGGAACCGAAAATTGGCCGTAAATTTGTGCCCTGACAACTCATTCATCGATCCGTGTGTTACGGTTTCCGCTAACACTCACTTATACACATTATGTCACAACTTGCAGTAATCTTTGACATGGACGGCGTGATTGCCGATACGAATCCCACCCACGACGTAGCCTGGCGACAATTTCTCAATCGTTATGAAATTGTTCCGACCGAGGATGAACTTCAAAATCACATGTATGGGAAACACAACAGCTACATTCTCAGCTATTTTCTGAAACGGGAAATAGTAGCCGATGAGCTTTTGCGGTTACAGTTTGAAAAAGAAGCCCTTTTCAGAGAATTATATACAGGTATTGCCCAACCCCTGCCGGGCTTATTGGCATTTTTGAAAGATTTGCATAAAAACGGCGTCAGGTTAGGCATAGCCACTTCGGCTCCCGTTGAGAATTTGGAAATGATGGTGGGGCAAATCCCTTTGTTGAAGGAAGTTATGAGTTCAATGCTGTCAGAAAAGGATGTCAGTCACCATAAGCCTCATCCGGAAGTATACCTGAAAAGTGCCGCCGGACTGGGTATTGACCCATCACGGTGCATCGTTTTTGAGGATTCCGTTTCGGGGGTTAAAGCGGGCCTGGCAGCAGGGATGAAAGTGGTCGGGGTCACTACCTCCCATGCTGCCGCCGATCTCCCTCCGTGCAGCGGTTATGTGAATGACTATCTTGGTCTGTCCTTTGAATTTATTCAGCACCTGCTCAATCAGTCCGTTTCCGTTTAACCATAACAACTGTTCCCTGAAATGTATATAGAACACATAGCGCTTTGGTGTCGTGATTTGGAACGGATGCGGGCTTTCTACGAACAGTATTTCGGGGCGGTTTCCAACGAAAAATACGTAAACGCCCAAAACCGGTTTGAATCTTACTTTTTATCCTTTGTCAACGGCCCCCGGTTGGAGCTTATGCAAAAGGTCGATGTACCGATGCACGCAAATGATGTGTATGCGCAATTTACGGGCCTTATCCATTTTGCAGTGTGTGTAGGAAGTGAAGCGAAGGTAGATCAACTTACCGAACGCCTTCGTAACGATGGATACGAAATCGTTGGAGAGCCGCGCCGGACGGGTGACGGCTACTACGAAAGTGTCATCTTTGATCCTGAACAGAACAGGATTGAAATCACCGGATAACTTGAAAAACAAGTAAGTATCTGTAAACAAAGACACTTGTCATTTATACTTTTGCCTGTTTTTTCTCATTAAAAAATGACAACTCATTTAAAAACATATTTTACGCACAGCCGCAGTTTAGCCATTGGGGCCATATTTGCCTCTGTTGGTTTTCTGTTCGGCAATTGGGTCACGTGGATTCCGTACGTAAAACAGAAATTCGGGCTGGACGATGCCCAATTAGGATTGCTGTTGTTGAGCTTGCCCTTTGCCTCCATCCTCACCAACCCACTTTCGACACTCATTATCAACCGTTTTGGAATGCGAGCCACCACCATTTGGGGGCTTTGCGGCATGGCATTAGCGTATGCGCTGCCCGTCAATGTCCCTTATCTTTGGATGACCTCCGCCGGATTAGGGCTCATGGGCATTGGCATAGCCTTTACAAATGTTGCCATGAATACCTGTGTGACTTCCATTGAGCGCCAAGACGGTATTTATATTATTTCAACGTCACACGGGATGTTCAGTGCCGGCGGCATGCTGGGGTCAGCGTTGGCGAGTATCCTGATGGGACTCAAGGTTTCTCCTGCCCTGCACATTGCGGGTGTTTCCGTTTTTATAATCTCGGTGGCCATCATCGTTCGTCCCATCATCATG
Above is a window of Runella slithyformis DSM 19594 DNA encoding:
- a CDS encoding glycoside hydrolase family 13 protein, whose amino-acid sequence is MMKVTKCLMISLLMAFVNAASLAHTIEIQRIHPSNWWVGMKNPNVQLLVYGKNISKAGVSVSYPGVRILKTHKVENPNYLFVDLGISKTAKAGTLSLVFTNGDTKTTQKYVLGTKRHIPVTVNSSDFVYLLMPDRFANGDESNDQFADMLDTKADKSVPYFRHGGDFQGIINHLDYLQELGVTTLWNTPVIENNTGLKKELHGNLQAAYHGYHFSDHYKIDRRLGGNAGYKQLSAALHQRGMKLIQDAVYNHVSEDHWMFVDPPAKDWFNRWPSYTGSTHKEQAIADPNGSESDRKYLTDGWFTPFLPDVNQRNPFFATYLIQHALWCTEEFGLDGWRIDTYKYNDMPFMNRCNQALMDEYPNLLIFGETWVTNPASLSYFVRNNVKFPLQCNQPGTCDFPSFQAINDGLRESFGWDTGINRVYQALSQDFLYHDPTKMVTFLENHDTDRFFSVIGEDFNKYKLGVAWLLTTRGIPHFYYGTEVLMKNVKNPTDAEVRKDFMGGWKSDKENKFTAAGRTARENEAFEFVKKLANYRKNTPALHSGKLMQFVPQNGFYVYFRYNAQKTIMVVMNTNAEAATLETARFAERMAGFTAAKNVLTDESLPSLTTLRIPAMTAWVLELK
- a CDS encoding AraC family transcriptional regulator, producing the protein MARLEFETIQPTVGSSFRLYHAADEESCRVYWHHHPEYEIVYIPSGRGRRQIGQHLSRYEEGELVFIGPNIPHLNFAYGQSSDFEEYVIQMREDFLGKEFLKNVEMESIQWLFQKSKRGLAFGMNTKQKVGEKIRQMPHQTSFERMMTLLWVLQEMALATDVELLHSEDKSPDVPPKETERLRQIYAFVEMHFQTEMDPNEVAATVNLSLPAFCRYFKKMTRQTFTEFVNEYRINHARVMLLQNVNVAEVAFECGFNNLSHFNRTFRKLTHRSPTAYRQQFSTTVYPRS
- a CDS encoding HAD family hydrolase, with translation MSQLAVIFDMDGVIADTNPTHDVAWRQFLNRYEIVPTEDELQNHMYGKHNSYILSYFLKREIVADELLRLQFEKEALFRELYTGIAQPLPGLLAFLKDLHKNGVRLGIATSAPVENLEMMVGQIPLLKEVMSSMLSEKDVSHHKPHPEVYLKSAAGLGIDPSRCIVFEDSVSGVKAGLAAGMKVVGVTTSHAAADLPPCSGYVNDYLGLSFEFIQHLLNQSVSV
- a CDS encoding VOC family protein, with translation MYIEHIALWCRDLERMRAFYEQYFGAVSNEKYVNAQNRFESYFLSFVNGPRLELMQKVDVPMHANDVYAQFTGLIHFAVCVGSEAKVDQLTERLRNDGYEIVGEPRRTGDGYYESVIFDPEQNRIEITG